A region from the Variovorax sp. V93 genome encodes:
- a CDS encoding O-antigen ligase yields the protein MQRSHIVRPAAMFWGLVVFMPVGVTYLSALLLLATMLLAGGLRERFARLRANPLWWPLVAYLAWTFIVLAIGPHYPETGSNLFHGLRIGLTILMAMALAREEAVWALRGFLLIAALNILLVVAYYAIGFPIWAPLRAVVMEVGNKSISNALLFSVVASTAAVWGIAQIAAHRPLRAIPAFVLMLGLGLVVALPLTSRTSVLALLLVIPVVCIHQWRSHLKMLVSALVLGAVVLAAGLYQLPQLQHKVETGVEEIEKAQAGEIFKGSWVIRYYMYRDTGRMIADRPLAGWGIGGWTDQWHKRGPALFADSNMPHNDFLWVGAQGGLPALLSLLAIMAGAVWQAWKRPDIAGRYALAATLIALIASSVNSAVRDAQIGLALLWIAMVYLRLAQEPRDTQPWRDLWPTRRIAAALEVPPQSR from the coding sequence ATGCAGAGATCGCACATCGTCAGGCCCGCGGCCATGTTCTGGGGGCTGGTGGTGTTCATGCCCGTCGGCGTCACCTACCTTTCGGCCCTGCTGCTGCTCGCCACCATGCTGCTGGCCGGCGGGCTGCGCGAGCGCTTCGCGCGGCTGCGCGCCAATCCGCTGTGGTGGCCGCTGGTGGCGTACCTGGCCTGGACCTTCATCGTGCTGGCCATCGGCCCGCACTACCCCGAGACCGGCTCGAACCTGTTCCATGGCCTGCGCATCGGTCTCACCATCCTGATGGCGATGGCGCTCGCGCGCGAGGAAGCGGTCTGGGCGCTGCGCGGCTTCCTGCTGATCGCGGCGCTGAACATCCTGCTGGTCGTTGCCTATTACGCCATCGGCTTTCCGATCTGGGCGCCGCTGCGCGCGGTGGTCATGGAAGTGGGCAATAAGTCGATCAGCAATGCGCTGCTGTTCAGCGTGGTGGCGTCCACGGCGGCGGTCTGGGGCATTGCGCAGATCGCCGCGCACCGGCCGCTGCGCGCCATTCCCGCCTTCGTGCTGATGCTCGGGCTGGGGCTGGTGGTGGCGCTGCCGCTGACCTCGCGCACCTCGGTGCTCGCGCTGCTGCTGGTGATCCCGGTGGTGTGCATCCACCAGTGGCGCAGCCACCTGAAGATGCTGGTGAGCGCGCTGGTGCTGGGCGCCGTGGTGCTGGCGGCGGGGCTCTACCAGCTGCCGCAGCTGCAGCACAAGGTCGAGACCGGCGTGGAAGAAATCGAGAAGGCGCAGGCCGGCGAGATCTTCAAGGGCAGCTGGGTCATCCGCTACTACATGTACCGCGACACCGGCCGCATGATCGCCGACCGGCCGCTCGCCGGCTGGGGCATCGGCGGCTGGACCGACCAGTGGCACAAGCGCGGACCGGCGCTCTTCGCCGACTCGAACATGCCGCACAACGACTTCCTCTGGGTCGGCGCGCAGGGCGGGCTGCCGGCCTTGCTGAGCCTGCTGGCCATCATGGCGGGCGCCGTCTGGCAGGCATGGAAACGGCCCGACATCGCGGGGCGCTATGCGCTGGCGGCCACGCTGATCGCGCTGATCGCGTCGAGCGTGAACTCTGCCGTGCGCGACGCCCAGATCGGGCTCGCGCTGCTGTGGATCGCGATGGTCTACCTGCGGCTCGCGCAGGAGCCGCGGGACACGCAGCCCTGGCGCGACCTCTGGCCGACGCGCCGCATCGCGGCGGCGCTCGAGGTCCCGCCGCAATCCCGATAG
- a CDS encoding ABZJ_00895 family protein, whose translation MTVRGLLGRFGAAYLLLLLILGLALNMFGVKANAGVNTAALLGAVMWVCLAFGKKNGRYLARDEKTRAVLGMIAIDLAIQAAVSVAAALAAGASVLQLGPMLLVLLFVGALHAAVIYFFVGMAGRQFAAAEAKRSSNSRR comes from the coding sequence TTGACCGTTCGCGGCCTGCTCGGGCGCTTCGGCGCCGCCTACCTGCTCCTGCTGCTCATCCTGGGCCTGGCGCTGAACATGTTCGGCGTCAAGGCCAACGCGGGCGTCAATACGGCCGCGCTGCTGGGCGCCGTGATGTGGGTGTGCCTGGCCTTCGGCAAGAAGAACGGCCGGTACCTCGCACGCGATGAAAAGACCCGTGCCGTGCTCGGCATGATCGCGATCGACCTGGCGATCCAGGCCGCGGTCTCGGTGGCGGCGGCGCTGGCGGCCGGTGCCTCGGTCCTGCAACTGGGGCCGATGCTGCTGGTGCTGCTATTCGTGGGCGCGCTGCACGCCGCGGTGATCTACTTTTTCGTCGGCATGGCGGGCCGGCAGTTCGCGGCCGCTGAAGCCAAACGCAGCAGCAATAGCCGCAGATAG
- a CDS encoding Bug family tripartite tricarboxylate transporter substrate binding protein, producing the protein MKARKKMPGVAAMLVALSASMLALGASAQTAAYPAKPVRWVVGYPAGGGTDFLARTVGAQVSQQMGQPVLVDNKPGAGAIIASENVARSPGDGYTVFSADNGVLVYNPALYKKLPYDAEKDFALVGMMGRSPLIITAAPNAGIADAKALLAALKASPGKYSIATPGTGSPHHLAMELFQREAGVSMLHVPYKGGAPALQDLMGGQVPLMMLDLPSGVSAVKAGKVVPLLAMSAERIAQLPNVPTAKELGYANVEAYTWQGLVAPAATPKEVQAKLGAELQKAMADGGVRQKLYDAGWEARPADAAEMTRYTDAERKKWHALIKARDIKLD; encoded by the coding sequence ATGAAAGCCAGAAAGAAAATGCCCGGCGTGGCAGCCATGCTCGTGGCGCTGAGCGCCTCGATGCTCGCGCTCGGCGCGTCCGCGCAAACCGCAGCCTACCCGGCCAAGCCCGTGCGCTGGGTGGTGGGCTACCCGGCCGGCGGTGGCACCGATTTTCTCGCACGCACGGTCGGCGCGCAGGTGTCGCAGCAGATGGGCCAGCCGGTGCTGGTCGACAACAAGCCCGGCGCGGGCGCGATCATCGCGTCGGAGAACGTGGCGCGCTCGCCGGGGGACGGCTACACCGTGTTCTCGGCCGACAACGGCGTGCTGGTCTACAACCCCGCGCTCTACAAGAAGCTGCCCTACGACGCCGAGAAAGACTTCGCGCTCGTCGGCATGATGGGCCGCTCGCCGCTCATCATCACGGCCGCGCCCAATGCCGGCATCGCCGATGCGAAGGCGCTGCTCGCCGCGCTCAAGGCATCGCCCGGCAAGTACAGCATCGCGACGCCGGGTACCGGCAGTCCGCACCACCTGGCGATGGAACTGTTCCAGCGCGAGGCCGGCGTGTCGATGCTGCACGTGCCTTACAAGGGCGGCGCGCCGGCGCTGCAGGACCTGATGGGCGGGCAGGTGCCGCTGATGATGCTCGACCTGCCCAGCGGTGTGAGCGCCGTGAAGGCCGGCAAGGTGGTGCCGCTGCTCGCGATGTCGGCCGAGCGCATTGCGCAACTGCCCAACGTGCCCACCGCCAAGGAACTGGGCTACGCCAACGTCGAGGCCTACACCTGGCAAGGCCTCGTCGCACCCGCCGCCACGCCGAAGGAAGTGCAGGCGAAGCTGGGCGCGGAGCTGCAGAAGGCCATGGCCGATGGCGGCGTGCGCCAGAAGCTCTACGACGCGGGCTGGGAAGCCCGCCCTGCAGACGCCGCCGAAATGACGCGCTACACCGACGCCGAGCGCAAGAAGTGGCATGCCCTGATCAAGGCGCGCGACATCAAACTCGATTGA
- the radA gene encoding DNA repair protein RadA, whose protein sequence is MAKDKTTFVCSECGGTSPKWLGKCPSCGAWNTLIEQVAGGSGPANNRFGTQYAALAGVSELATLSEIEATDVARTPTGLDELDRVLGGGIVSGGVTLIGGDPGIGKSTLLLQAVDALQRAGQNALYVTGEESGAQVALRSRRLGLDHSQVQVLAEIQLEKIIATLDATRPAIAVIDSIQTVYSDQLTSAPGSVAQVRECAAHLTRFAKTSGTAVVLVGHVTKEGALAGPRVLEHMVDTVLYFEGDTHSSFRLVRAIKNRFGAVNEIGVFAMTERGLKGVANPSAIFLSQHAEPVPGSVVLVTLEGTRPMLVEIQALVDNGGPSPRRLSVGLDRDRLAMLLAVLHRHAGVACMDQDVFVNAVGGVRISEPAADLAVMLAITSSLRGKPLPKGFIAFGEVGLAGEVRPAPRGQERLREAAKLGFSVAVVPKANAPRKGAKEIEGLTIHAVERIEEAMEIVRRLD, encoded by the coding sequence ATGGCCAAGGACAAAACAACTTTCGTCTGCAGCGAATGCGGCGGCACTAGCCCGAAGTGGCTCGGCAAGTGCCCGAGCTGCGGCGCCTGGAACACTCTCATCGAACAGGTGGCGGGCGGCAGCGGCCCGGCCAACAACCGCTTCGGCACGCAGTACGCCGCGCTCGCGGGCGTGTCCGAACTCGCGACCCTCTCCGAAATAGAAGCGACCGACGTCGCGCGCACGCCCACCGGGCTCGACGAGCTCGACCGCGTGCTGGGCGGCGGCATCGTCTCGGGGGGCGTCACGCTGATCGGCGGCGATCCGGGCATCGGCAAGTCGACGCTGCTGCTGCAGGCGGTCGATGCGCTGCAGCGCGCGGGGCAGAACGCGCTCTACGTCACCGGCGAGGAAAGCGGCGCGCAGGTGGCGCTGCGTTCCAGGCGCCTCGGCCTGGACCACTCGCAGGTGCAGGTGCTGGCCGAGATCCAGCTCGAGAAGATCATCGCCACGCTCGACGCCACGCGTCCGGCCATCGCGGTGATCGACTCGATCCAGACGGTGTATTCCGACCAGCTCACCTCCGCGCCAGGCTCGGTGGCCCAGGTGCGCGAATGCGCGGCGCATCTCACGCGCTTTGCCAAGACCAGCGGCACGGCCGTGGTGCTGGTGGGCCACGTCACCAAGGAGGGTGCGCTCGCGGGACCGCGCGTGCTCGAGCACATGGTCGACACGGTGCTGTATTTCGAAGGCGACACGCATTCGAGCTTCCGCCTCGTGCGCGCCATCAAGAACCGCTTCGGCGCCGTCAACGAGATCGGCGTGTTCGCGATGACCGAGCGCGGCCTGAAGGGCGTGGCCAACCCGAGCGCGATCTTCCTGAGCCAGCATGCCGAGCCGGTGCCCGGCAGCGTGGTGCTGGTCACGCTCGAAGGCACGCGGCCGATGCTGGTGGAGATCCAGGCGCTGGTCGACAACGGCGGGCCGAGCCCGCGCCGCCTCTCGGTGGGCCTGGACCGCGACCGCCTCGCGATGCTGCTGGCCGTGCTGCACCGCCACGCCGGCGTGGCCTGCATGGACCAGGACGTGTTCGTGAACGCGGTGGGCGGCGTACGCATCAGCGAGCCCGCGGCCGACCTGGCCGTGATGCTCGCCATCACCTCGAGCCTGCGCGGCAAGCCGCTGCCCAAGGGCTTCATCGCCTTCGGCGAGGTCGGGCTGGCCGGCGAAGTGCGCCCCGCGCCGCGCGGCCAGGAGCGCCTGCGCGAAGCGGCCAAGCTCGGCTTCAGCGTGGCCGTGGTGCCCAAGGCCAACGCGCCGCGCAAGGGCGCGAAGGAGATCGAGGGCCTGACCATCCATGCCGTCGAGCGCATCGAGGAGGCGATGGAGATCGTGCGCCGCCTCGACTGA
- a CDS encoding response regulator transcription factor, with protein sequence MKRMSTPQLLMIEDDARLAQMVGEYLTQSGFLFTHAGDGASGLEQLQQHAPDLVILDLMLPDTDGLEICRRIRSLPPPASKVSVLMLTAKGDPMDRIIGLEIGADDYLPKPFEPRELLARIRAVLRRRSENNADTEASTVMRFGTLEIDRNARTVSVGGALADLTSYQFDLLVAMAERAGRVLTRDQIMEAVRGRELEAFDRSIDVHMGRIRAAIEVDAKNPKRILTVRGVGYVFAKQQD encoded by the coding sequence ATGAAGCGCATGAGTACCCCCCAGCTCCTGATGATCGAAGACGATGCCCGCCTGGCACAGATGGTGGGCGAATACCTGACGCAGTCGGGTTTCCTCTTCACGCATGCCGGCGACGGCGCCAGCGGCCTCGAGCAGCTGCAGCAGCACGCGCCCGACCTCGTGATCCTCGACCTGATGCTGCCCGACACCGACGGCCTGGAGATCTGCCGCCGCATCCGCTCGCTGCCGCCTCCGGCTTCCAAGGTGTCGGTGCTGATGCTCACCGCCAAGGGCGATCCGATGGACCGCATCATCGGCCTGGAGATCGGCGCCGACGACTACCTGCCCAAGCCCTTCGAGCCGCGCGAGCTGCTCGCGCGCATCCGCGCGGTGCTGCGCCGGCGCAGCGAGAACAATGCCGACACCGAAGCCAGCACGGTGATGCGCTTCGGCACGCTCGAGATCGACCGCAACGCGCGCACCGTGTCGGTGGGCGGCGCGCTGGCCGACCTCACCTCCTACCAGTTCGACCTGCTGGTGGCCATGGCCGAGCGCGCCGGGCGCGTGCTCACGCGCGACCAGATCATGGAGGCCGTGCGCGGCCGCGAGCTGGAGGCCTTCGACCGCTCGATCGACGTGCACATGGGCCGCATCCGCGCCGCCATCGAGGTCGACGCCAAGAACCCCAAGCGCATCCTCACCGTGCGCGGCGTGGGCTACGTGTTCGCCAAGCAGCAGGATTGA
- a CDS encoding branched-chain amino acid transaminase, with protein sequence MSSIPPSLDDRDGKIWMDGELVDWRDAKIHVLSHTLHYGCGAFEGVRAYKTADGSTAIFRLAEHTERLFNSAKILRMKIPFTQEQLNEAQKQVVRENKLESCYLRPLIWIGSEKLGVSPKGNRIHAMVAAWSWGAYLGEEGMKRGIRVKTSSFTRHHVNITMTQAKTVSNYTNSILANMEALDDGYDEALLLDASGFVSEGAGENIFVVKGGVVYTPDLSAGALNGITRNTILHVCKDLGLELVQKRITRDEVYIADEAFFTGTAAEVTPIRELDRIEIGNRGDGGSRGPVTEKIQAAFFDIVNGKNPKYAHWLTKV encoded by the coding sequence ATGAGCTCGATCCCCCCCTCGCTGGACGACCGTGACGGCAAGATCTGGATGGACGGCGAACTCGTGGACTGGCGCGACGCCAAGATCCACGTGCTGAGCCACACGCTGCACTACGGCTGCGGCGCCTTCGAGGGCGTGCGCGCCTACAAGACGGCCGACGGCAGCACCGCCATCTTCCGCCTGGCCGAGCACACCGAGCGCCTGTTCAACAGCGCCAAGATCCTGCGCATGAAGATCCCGTTCACGCAGGAACAGCTCAACGAAGCCCAGAAGCAGGTGGTGCGCGAGAACAAGCTCGAAAGCTGCTACCTGCGCCCGCTGATCTGGATCGGCTCCGAAAAGCTCGGCGTGAGCCCCAAGGGCAACCGGATCCACGCCATGGTCGCGGCCTGGTCCTGGGGCGCCTACCTGGGCGAAGAGGGCATGAAGCGCGGCATCCGCGTGAAGACCTCGAGCTTCACCCGCCACCACGTCAACATCACGATGACGCAGGCCAAGACGGTGAGCAACTACACCAACTCGATCCTCGCCAACATGGAAGCGCTGGACGACGGCTACGACGAGGCGCTGCTGCTCGACGCGAGCGGCTTCGTCTCCGAAGGCGCGGGCGAGAACATCTTCGTGGTCAAGGGCGGCGTGGTCTACACGCCCGACCTCTCGGCCGGCGCGCTCAACGGCATCACGCGCAACACCATCCTGCACGTGTGCAAGGACCTGGGGCTGGAGCTGGTGCAAAAGCGCATCACGCGCGACGAGGTCTACATTGCCGACGAAGCCTTCTTCACCGGCACGGCCGCTGAAGTGACGCCCATCCGCGAGCTCGACCGCATCGAGATCGGCAATCGCGGCGACGGCGGATCGCGCGGTCCCGTCACCGAAAAGATCCAGGCTGCCTTCTTCGACATCGTGAACGGCAAGAACCCCAAATACGCCCACTGGCTCACGAAAGTCTGA
- a CDS encoding ATP-binding protein, producing the protein MLRGLYSRHLYVRIWLAVVGGVVILTLMANWIVREAAEAERERLAPVPRNVVVLDAQDRTIGSGKALRVPGQGLEFDVTLSDGKAITLRVAPRDRPSGTGGFAPWRTPFGLGWMIALVGMAVALGVYPIVRRLTQRLEALQRGVQRWGEGDLSVRVTEEGQDEVADLSKRFNASAERIEQLVRSHKSLLANASHELRSPLTRIRMGLELMGERPSPKAREEISRNIGELDQLIDEILLASRLDASEADMGTIEAVDLTGLAAEECSQVNAELDLVAGTDNARLTVPGVPRLLRRAIRNLLENARRYGAGEISVELGSANGFATVRVTDRGPGVPPALRERIFEPFYRLPGASERNGGVGLGLALVKSIAERHGGSVRCEDGPEGGASFVIRLPASAPAH; encoded by the coding sequence ATGCTGCGCGGCCTGTACTCCCGCCACCTCTACGTGCGCATCTGGCTCGCGGTGGTGGGTGGCGTCGTCATCCTCACGCTGATGGCCAACTGGATCGTGCGCGAGGCGGCCGAGGCCGAGCGCGAACGGCTGGCGCCGGTGCCGCGCAACGTGGTGGTGCTCGATGCGCAGGACCGCACCATCGGCAGCGGCAAGGCGCTGCGCGTGCCGGGCCAGGGGCTGGAGTTCGACGTGACGCTCAGCGACGGCAAGGCCATCACGCTGCGCGTGGCGCCGCGCGACCGCCCCTCGGGCACCGGCGGGTTCGCGCCCTGGCGCACGCCATTCGGGCTGGGCTGGATGATTGCGCTGGTGGGCATGGCGGTGGCGCTGGGCGTGTATCCGATCGTGCGGCGGCTCACCCAGCGGCTGGAGGCGCTGCAGCGCGGCGTGCAGCGCTGGGGCGAGGGCGATCTCTCGGTGCGCGTGACCGAAGAAGGGCAGGACGAAGTGGCTGATCTCTCCAAACGTTTCAACGCGTCGGCCGAGCGCATCGAACAGCTGGTGCGTTCGCACAAGTCGCTGCTGGCCAACGCATCGCACGAGCTGCGATCGCCGCTCACCCGCATCCGCATGGGCCTGGAGCTGATGGGCGAACGCCCGAGCCCCAAGGCACGCGAGGAAATCTCGCGCAACATCGGCGAGCTCGACCAGCTCATCGACGAGATCCTGCTGGCCAGCCGGCTCGACGCGAGCGAGGCCGACATGGGCACCATCGAGGCCGTCGACCTCACGGGACTCGCGGCCGAGGAATGCTCGCAGGTGAATGCCGAGCTCGACCTGGTAGCAGGCACCGACAACGCCAGGCTCACCGTGCCCGGCGTCCCGCGCCTGTTGCGCCGCGCGATCCGCAACCTGCTCGAGAACGCGCGCCGCTATGGCGCCGGCGAGATCAGTGTGGAGCTCGGCAGCGCCAACGGCTTTGCCACCGTGCGCGTCACCGACCGCGGCCCGGGCGTGCCGCCGGCCCTGCGCGAACGCATCTTCGAGCCCTTCTACCGGCTGCCCGGCGCCAGCGAGCGCAACGGCGGCGTCGGCCTCGGGCTCGCGCTGGTGAAGTCGATCGCCGAGCGGCATGGCGGCAGCGTGCGCTGCGAAGACGGCCCGGAGGGCGGCGCGAGCTTCGTGATCCGCCTGCCGGCGAGCGCACCTGCGCACTGA
- the hpaR gene encoding homoprotocatechuate degradation operon regulator HpaR translates to MSTTFAHRNLPRLLLQAREAVMAHTRPSLREHALSDQQWRVLRVLGENGAVETGRVAREAFILGPSLTGVLARMERDDLITRSRDPEDQRRTVVEATAHGMKLVKKLSSSIESHYQWLEQSLGKTKLTQLYGLLDELIALEQPE, encoded by the coding sequence TTGAGCACCACCTTCGCCCACCGCAACCTCCCGCGTCTGCTGCTGCAGGCGCGCGAAGCCGTCATGGCCCACACGCGGCCCAGCCTGCGCGAGCACGCGCTGTCCGACCAGCAGTGGCGCGTGCTGCGCGTGCTCGGCGAGAACGGTGCGGTCGAAACCGGCCGCGTGGCGCGCGAGGCCTTCATCCTCGGCCCCAGCCTCACGGGCGTGCTCGCGCGCATGGAGCGAGACGACCTCATCACCCGCAGCCGCGACCCCGAGGACCAGCGCCGCACCGTGGTCGAGGCGACGGCGCACGGAATGAAGCTGGTGAAGAAGCTGTCCTCGAGCATCGAGTCGCACTACCAGTGGCTGGAGCAGTCGCTGGGCAAGACCAAGCTGACGCAGCTGTATGGGCTGCTGGACGAACTGATCGCGCTGGAGCAACCCGAATGA
- a CDS encoding fumarylacetoacetate hydrolase family protein has translation MTSSPFLPTGTVYGTLLNFRAEMQALAPQMTQPPYKAPPKAPVLYVKTANTWSPHGSAIAVPASVPEVEIGASIGMVIGAEGDVEGFVLMNDLSIPHASFFRPPVKFKCVDGFLGIGPVLRDAQEVADPAHFHVEVRINGELKQSIDFSQLVRPAQQLLTDVGDFMTLAHGDVLMLGCDAGRPLARAGDRIEISAPGFESLCNTLVQEAAA, from the coding sequence ATGACCTCCTCCCCTTTCCTGCCGACCGGCACCGTGTACGGCACGCTGCTGAACTTCCGCGCGGAAATGCAGGCGCTCGCGCCGCAGATGACGCAGCCACCCTACAAGGCACCGCCGAAGGCGCCGGTGCTCTATGTGAAGACGGCCAACACCTGGAGCCCGCACGGCAGCGCCATCGCGGTGCCTGCATCGGTGCCCGAGGTGGAGATCGGCGCGAGCATCGGCATGGTGATCGGCGCCGAGGGCGACGTCGAGGGCTTCGTGCTGATGAACGACCTCTCGATTCCGCATGCGAGCTTCTTCCGCCCGCCCGTGAAGTTCAAGTGCGTCGATGGGTTCCTGGGCATCGGCCCGGTGCTGCGCGATGCGCAGGAGGTGGCCGACCCCGCGCACTTCCACGTCGAGGTGCGCATCAATGGGGAGTTGAAGCAATCGATCGATTTCTCGCAGCTCGTGCGGCCGGCGCAGCAGCTGCTCACCGACGTGGGCGATTTCATGACGCTCGCGCATGGCGACGTGCTGATGCTCGGCTGCGACGCCGGCCGGCCGCTGGCGCGTGCGGGCGACCGCATCGAGATTTCCGCGCCGGGGTTCGAGAGCCTCTGCAACACGCTCGTGCAGGAGGCCGCCGCATGA
- a CDS encoding zinc-finger domain-containing protein, translating into MPTNAVVELLARELNHQGGVFCPSPKADMKLWDTHPKVYLDVARTGEAKCPYCGTVYRLKAGETVSSRH; encoded by the coding sequence ATGCCTACCAACGCAGTCGTCGAACTCCTGGCCAGGGAGCTCAACCATCAGGGCGGCGTGTTCTGCCCCAGCCCCAAGGCCGACATGAAGCTCTGGGACACCCATCCCAAGGTCTACCTGGACGTGGCGCGCACCGGTGAAGCCAAGTGCCCGTACTGCGGCACCGTCTACCGCCTGAAGGCGGGCGAGACGGTGTCGTCGCGGCATTGA
- a CDS encoding glycerate kinase: MRPMNFQKILVPVGGIVLLGLAWRSYGWAGVALTGGAIVMFLLLHFNRAMQVLKRAADRPVGYVASAVMLNAKLKPGVTLMHVIAMTRALGELRSPKDEQPELYRWTDTGGSYVDAVFNGGKLQSWTLTRPEAALDDAPSSEENNAG; this comes from the coding sequence ATGCGGCCCATGAATTTCCAGAAAATACTGGTGCCCGTGGGCGGCATCGTCCTGCTCGGGCTCGCATGGCGCAGCTACGGCTGGGCCGGCGTGGCGCTGACCGGCGGCGCCATCGTGATGTTCCTGCTGCTGCACTTCAACCGCGCCATGCAGGTGCTCAAGCGCGCGGCCGACCGGCCGGTGGGCTATGTCGCGAGCGCGGTGATGCTCAACGCCAAGCTCAAGCCGGGCGTGACGCTGATGCACGTCATTGCGATGACGCGCGCCCTGGGCGAACTGCGCTCGCCCAAGGACGAGCAGCCCGAGCTCTACCGCTGGACCGACACCGGCGGCTCGTACGTCGACGCCGTGTTCAACGGCGGCAAGCTGCAGAGCTGGACGCTGACGCGGCCCGAAGCCGCGCTCGACGACGCGCCGTCTTCCGAAGAAAACAACGCGGGCTAG
- a CDS encoding recombination-associated protein RdgC has protein sequence MSVFKNVIVYRIEPAWSQTLAEAEEALAKARFEPCGPSQEKSAGWIEPRGEANGPLVESIDGQWLVEYMIESKAVPGSVVRRKLDERCAQIEAATGRKPGKKEKKELKEDITLELLPMAFTRSARVAVWIDKAEHRLVINSGNAARADEVVTSLVKSLDGFAVALINTQIEPAAAMANWLLTQEPPAGFTIDRECELKASDDSKAVVRYAKHPLDIEEVQKHITDGKRPTRLALTWDDRVSFELTHGMLIRKIVFLEGTGDGAAGGKKEDNFDADVAIATGELGQLVPALLDALGGEAAFSGAPTDAAAPKAAAQVPATTTPADAEAEEEDAPF, from the coding sequence GTGTCCGTATTCAAGAACGTCATCGTCTATCGCATCGAACCTGCCTGGTCCCAAACACTGGCCGAGGCCGAAGAAGCGCTCGCCAAGGCGCGTTTCGAGCCCTGCGGCCCCTCGCAGGAAAAATCCGCCGGCTGGATCGAGCCCCGCGGCGAGGCCAATGGCCCGCTGGTCGAATCCATCGACGGCCAATGGCTGGTCGAATACATGATCGAGAGCAAGGCGGTGCCCGGCTCCGTGGTGCGCCGCAAGCTCGACGAGCGCTGCGCGCAGATCGAGGCCGCCACCGGCCGCAAGCCCGGCAAGAAGGAAAAGAAGGAGCTCAAGGAGGACATCACCCTCGAGCTGCTGCCGATGGCCTTCACGCGCAGCGCCCGCGTGGCCGTGTGGATCGACAAGGCCGAGCACCGCCTCGTGATCAACAGCGGCAACGCCGCGCGCGCCGACGAAGTGGTCACCAGCCTCGTGAAGTCGCTCGACGGCTTTGCGGTGGCCCTCATCAACACGCAGATCGAGCCCGCCGCCGCCATGGCCAACTGGCTGCTGACGCAGGAGCCGCCGGCCGGCTTCACCATCGACCGCGAGTGCGAACTCAAGGCCTCGGACGACTCCAAGGCCGTGGTGCGCTACGCCAAGCACCCGCTCGACATCGAGGAAGTGCAGAAGCACATCACCGACGGCAAGCGCCCGACGCGCCTGGCGCTCACCTGGGACGACCGCGTGTCCTTCGAGCTGACGCACGGCATGCTGATCCGCAAGATCGTGTTCCTCGAAGGCACGGGCGACGGCGCAGCCGGCGGCAAGAAGGAAGACAACTTCGACGCCGACGTGGCCATTGCCACCGGCGAACTCGGCCAGCTGGTGCCGGCGCTGCTCGATGCGCTGGGCGGCGAGGCAGCCTTCAGCGGCGCCCCAACGGACGCAGCAGCGCCGAAGGCTGCCGCGCAAGTGCCTGCGACCACCACACCGGCCGATGCCGAAGCCGAGGAAGAAGACGCGCCGTTCTGA
- a CDS encoding fumarylacetoacetate hydrolase family protein: protein MKHARVIFEGREHTGTAHDFNGQADAAVRLDDGRVVPQEQLVWLPPLAPTPRPRTILALGLNYADHAKELEFKAPEEPLVFVKGQSTLIGHRQFTHRPAGVQFMHYECELAIVVGKTAKHVKRDDAYDFIGGYTVANDYAIRDYLENWYRPNLRVKNRDTCTPLGPWFVDAADVPDPMALALKTTVNGTVTQQGSTRDMIFDAPFLIEYFSRFMTLSPGDLILTGTPDGVVDCKPGDVVVCEIEGIGALVNTIDAA, encoded by the coding sequence ATGAAGCACGCACGCGTCATCTTCGAAGGCCGCGAGCACACCGGCACCGCACACGACTTCAACGGCCAGGCCGACGCCGCCGTGCGGCTGGACGACGGCCGCGTCGTGCCGCAGGAACAGCTCGTCTGGCTGCCGCCGCTCGCGCCCACGCCGCGCCCGCGCACCATCCTCGCGCTCGGCCTCAACTACGCCGATCACGCGAAGGAACTCGAGTTCAAGGCGCCCGAGGAGCCGCTGGTGTTCGTCAAGGGCCAGAGCACGCTGATCGGCCACCGGCAGTTCACGCACCGGCCGGCTGGCGTGCAGTTCATGCACTACGAGTGCGAGCTCGCCATCGTGGTCGGCAAGACCGCAAAGCACGTGAAGCGCGATGACGCCTACGACTTCATCGGCGGCTACACCGTGGCCAATGACTACGCGATCCGCGACTACCTGGAGAACTGGTACCGCCCCAACCTGCGCGTGAAGAACCGCGACACCTGCACGCCGCTGGGCCCGTGGTTCGTCGACGCGGCCGACGTGCCCGACCCGATGGCGCTCGCATTGAAGACCACGGTGAACGGCACCGTCACGCAGCAGGGCAGCACGCGCGACATGATCTTCGACGCGCCCTTCCTCATCGAGTATTTCAGCCGCTTCATGACGCTGTCGCCGGGCGACCTGATCCTCACGGGCACGCCCGACGGCGTGGTCGACTGCAAGCCGGGCGATGTGGTCGTCTGCGAGATCGAAGGCATCGGGGCTCTGGTCAACACCATCGACGCGGCCTGA